Part of the Saprospiraceae bacterium genome is shown below.
CCATATAAGTGACGGGCGGAGCTATCACTCCACCGCCTACATTGGTTTCCCAGATTTTGGTCCCGATAGCAGCATCATAAGCCACAAATCTACCATCCGCGGTCCCTTGCCACACTATATCCGAGGCAGTAGCCAGCACTCCTCCATTCCAATCAGCAGGATGGGTTATGCGCCATTTTTCTTGTCGGGCTACCGGATCCCAGGCGATCAGCATTCCTTTGGGTGCTAGCCGGGCTGCTATAGTATCTTTTCTAAACGGCTTAGTCGGGTCCGTTCCCGTGCCCAGATTCCACCCATTACCACTACCAAATCCGGATTTGCCATGCTCCCAATGAGGATCATGTCCATAAGGTGCTACTCGCTCCGCAGCCGGGATATAGACCAAATTCGTATTTGGATTATAGGCCATTGGATGCCAATTATGAGCCCCATCATAAGTAGGAGATATATCTGTATTGCTTTTATCGAAACGAGCAAAATCAGTTTCAATGGGACGGCCGGTGGTCGAATCAATGCTTTTAGCCCAACTGGTATACACAAATGGATCACCTGAAATAAATTGACCATTTGTACGGTCTATGACATAAAAAAATCCATTTTTAGGAGCCTGCATCAACACTTTTCTTATTTGCCCTTTAATAGCAAGATCGGCGAGTATGATATGCTGTGTAGCTGTAAAATCCCAACTATCCCCGGGAGTAGTTTGATAATACCAGGCTAAAACTCCGGTAGTGGGATTGAGCGCTATAATAGAGGATAGATAAAGATTGTCTCCCCCACCGGGACTTCGATAATTTCTGTCCCATGGGGATCCATTGCCTGTACCGATATATAGCAGATGGAGCCCGGGATCATAAGCCATAGCATCCCAGGCTGTTCCTCCTCCACCATATTTCCACCATTCGCCTGTCCAGGTTTTAGCGGCATCTTCCATAGCCTTTGATTCAAAGGGCTTCGCAGGATCACCAGGCACGGTATAAAATCGCCAAACCTGCTGACCCGTAATGGCATCATAAGCCGTAATATATCCTCTTACTCCATATTCTGCACCGCCATTGCCTATGATTATTTTTCCTTCGACGATTCTTGGTGCTCCTGTTATCGTGTATGGTTTGGTAGTATCAACGGTCATAATGCTCCAATCAAGCTGTCCGTTGACAGCATTCAGAGAGATCAATCTTCCATCAAAGGTCCCCGCATATACATGGCCTTTGTACAAGGCAACACCTCGATTGACCACATCACAGCATGCTTTTTCACCATAAGCGCGAGGTACTAAAGGATCGTATTGCCAGCGCATAGTGCCTGTGCGGGCGTCGACAGCATAAACCCTGCTCCAATCTCCAGTAAAATACATGATACCATCTACCACCAGTGGAGTGGCCTCCAGTCCTCGTTTGGTACCAAGATCTAATGACCAAAGCAGACCTAATGAATCAATATTAGTTTTTTTTATTTGATCCAAAGCGCTGTATCGATCTTCGGCATAATTGAGGCCATAGGACAACCAATCGCCAGGATGAACATCGGTATGTACAAGCGAAGTATCGTCCACCTCTTGTACTTTTATGCTTTCAGAGTAGCTAGTGTTGCTGAGCTCCCTTTTGCAGTGAATGAATGAGAGAATACAGAAAAAAATAGGCACTAAAGTCTTCATATTCATAATCTGGTCTTGAATGTAATTAAAAGGTAGCAGAAAATGAAAGCCACCTCACTTTCTCACAGAGACTCAGCCCAACATACTTTTAAGATAAAACCGAAGGGTATGCCAAATTAATACCCTCCAATATCCAGGTAAAATCAAAATTCTGTTTTGATACTTAACACGGGGATGATGCCATTTTGAGTGGCGTTTTTAATGAGTTTGTTCACAGGATCATAAAATTCTTTTTCGATATTTTCTTTATCCATGAGGTTTTGAATATCTAAGGAGACCGACAGGTTAACTCGTCTGAAATTTTTGCGGTAACGAATGGCAAAATCTATCCTGCTGTAATCGGCCAATTTTTGTTCAAATGCATGATTTTGATCGAAAACAGTATTGCCTTCCGATATGGAGGATACCAAATCGATAGAGGTCACCCTGAAACCACCGATATAACTTGATTTAAAATTAAAGCCCAGGTAGGACCTATCCTTTTTTATCGGTATTTCTTTCCCACCTGTCACACTAAATGCATATTGGCCATTGAACCTGGTATTGCGCCACTTTCCTTCCAGGGTTTTATACTTTGACTCAAATAAAGTGCATGACAATATATAGTAGAAATCTTTTTTTAAAAATCTTTCGAGGGAGAATTCAACGCCATAATTTTTACCCAGTCCCTTGTTGACCAATTCTTCTGTGAGATATCCTTCTGTGACATTGAGGATGGAGACTGTATTCGTGCTATCAGGACTTACCGGCACACGAAAAAGCTGTTGATAATACCCCGCAATATTGATTTTATGATAACCATCGATGATATAACTCCAGGATCCTATTATATGATGCGCCTTTGAAAAACCAAGATTGTGGTTTGGAGATACCAAGTCTCCGTTTTGATTTTTTGTTCTAAAAAAGTAAACTCCCAGTGGTTGCACCTGGCTGTGCAATCCATATCCAAAATTAATTGACTGTGTAGCAGACAAATCATATTTCAAAGATACTCTTGGTTCCAGTGCGAGAGAGTTGTTTAATCCCAAATAACTAAAATGCAGTCCACTGTTAATCGACAGATTGGTATTGAGATGACACAATAATTCTGCGTAGCTATTCCACAAACCTGTTATCCCGGACTCCTTTATTTTATTGACGATCATAGGATCACCCATTCGTCTTTTTCCTTCTAACAGTGAATAACCCCACAGAGATCCGGTAATGCCGGTTATTAAAATATTGTTTTTACCAAGAACTATATTGGCTACAGAGGATAGTGAAACCTTATTTTGAGTGTAAGCATTCTTTTCATTTAAAACCAACTGAGTCAGTGAGCCTGGCGACGAGTTTTCATTTGAAAGTGCTATTTTTTCACCTGTGATGGCCAAGGTAGATTTAATATTGATTTTAGGATTTATGATTTTGAGATTTGACAATGCCATTACACCTGTATTGGAGCTATTCAAAGACTTAAACCTAATAAGGCCACTTCCTGAAATGATATCAAAAAGAGTTCTGTCTTCATTTTGTGAGCTTATTCCACCCAAGCCAAAAAAGGTAAAATCTCCGTATTTACGTGTAGGCAAATAAATATTATATGCCAGGTCTTGAAATCTCGTATTGTCATCAATATCAACGCCCAAAGCTGAAATGAGCTTTAAGGTTGAATATCGATAATTAAATAAATAAGAGCCTTTATGCCCTTTTTTAATAGGCCCTTCTGCTGAAAAATCAGCGCCAATAAATCCAGCCTGGATGGTGTATTCTCTTTTCTGGTTATTACCTTTTCGGAGTTTCAAATCAAATACGCCTGAGAGCGCATTGCCATACTCGGCATTGAAAGCCCCATTTAAAAATCAGAGTTACTCAACATCTGTGTACTCAAGGCAGAAATGCCTCCACCGGAAGTGCCTACACTGGCAAAATGATTCGGATTAGGGATGTCTACACCTTCCATCCTCCACAACAAGCCATTGGGCGAATTACCTCTGATCACGATACCATTATCAAGATCGTTGAGCGTTAATACTCCCGGAAATGATGTGGCCATTCTTGAAGGATCGTTGAAGGAAGCCGCAAATTTTTTTGTTTCATCAATTGAATACATCCGGCCTCCAGCCAAAGTCATGAAATTTAAGGGCCTTTTTTTGTCTGTATCGCTATTGATCACTACTTCGTCCAGTGTAGTCATTGAAGCTTCCATTTCTATTTCCATGCGAACTTGTTTGCCAGAAGTGATCAGAATGTCCTCCAAAACGTAATCCACAAAGCCAACATAGCTGATTTTAAAAGATTGCCTTCCTACTGGTACACGCGCTAATACAAAACTTCCATCGGCTGAGGTAAAAGTGGCATTCAATGGATCACTGTTCAATAAAAATACAGTCGCTCCTGCTAATGGGACAAGAGACCCTTTTTCAACCAC
Proteins encoded:
- a CDS encoding PQQ-dependent dehydrogenase, methanol/ethanol family, which produces MDDTSLVHTDVHPGDWLSYGLNYAEDRYSALDQIKKTNIDSLGLLWSLDLGTKRGLEATPLVVDGIMYFTGDWSRVYAVDARTGTMRWQYDPLVPRAYGEKACCDVVNRGVALYKGHVYAGTFDGRLISLNAVNGQLDWSIMTVDTTKPYTITGAPRIVEGKIIIGNGGAEYGVRGYITAYDAITGQQVWRFYTVPGDPAKPFESKAMEDAAKTWTGEWWKYGGGGTAWDAMAYDPGLHLLYIGTGNGSPWDRNYRSPGGGDNLYLSSIIALNPTTGVLAWYYQTTPGDSWDFTATQHIILADLAIKGQIRKVLMQAPKNGFFYVIDRTNGQFISGDPFVYTSWAKSIDSTTGRPIETDFARFDKSNTDISPTYDGAHNWHPMAYNPNTNLVYIPAAERVAPYGHDPHWEHGKSGFGSGNGWNLGTGTDPTKPFRKDTIAARLAPKGMLIAWDPVARQEKWRITHPADWNGGVLATASDIVWQGTADGRFVAYDAAIGTKIWETNVGGGVIAPPVTYMVDGRQYITLLVGWGSGVGQKRKWAPLQPGRVFTFALQGHASYPVYNKTNVQTIPDISFTSTKEDIQHGQVLFNQYCAICHVVNGGGEESFQTWFMPLKPRIKTFHSLYAKELIWPMACLGLAID
- a CDS encoding carboxypeptidase-like regulatory domain-containing protein, which codes for MKNSRKFIVYFVRLVLFCIHREATSQVFTQTAYGTVVEKGSLVPLAGATVFLLNSDPLNATFTSADGSFVLARVPVGRQSFKISYVGFVDYVLEDILITSGKQVRMEIEMEASMTTLDEVVINSDTDKKRPLNFMTLAGGRMYSIDETKKFAASFNDPSRMATSFPGVLTLNDLDNGIVIRGNSPNGLLWRMEGVDIPNPNHFASVGTSGGGISALSTQMLSNSDF